Within Pseudomonadota bacterium, the genomic segment GCTATTGAGCGTACGAAGCTTTCTACGTCTGTTAAAAGAAGAGACCAGGAATTTGAAACCTTAAAACAGATCGGAGGTGCCCTTGCAGCATCAACATTCGATATTGACCAGGTTTTAAAGTATGCAATGGATATGATACGGGTAACGATGGACGTCGAGGCAGGTTCCCTGCTACTTATCCATAACGGTGAGCTTGAGTTCAAGGTCAGCTTTGATATAGATGCTGCGGCACTTGGTCAGTCAACAATTAAAATAGGTCAGGGGATTGCGGGATATGTAGCTTCTCAGGGGAAATCCATTATCGTCAACGACGTACGGCAGTCACCCCATTTTATCCCTTCATTTGATAATACCACCGGGTTCAAGACGAAGTCTGCCCTGTGCGTTCCCATGATCTCACAGGGGAGGGTAATCGGGGTTATTGAACTGCTGAACAAACGTAACGGTGATTTTGGTAACAATGACGAGCAGCTTCTCCAGTCGATCATCTCATCGCTCATTATTGCAATAGAAAATGCACGACTTTACCAGGAGACCGTCTCTATGACAGAACATGAGAGAGACATCCGCCATATTTTTCAGAAATTTGTACCTAAAGAAGTAGTCGACAAGATCATCTACGGTGAAGAGACAGGCGCTCCCCTTATGGACGAGTTCAGAACATTGACCTTCCTCAATATCGATATCAGGGGATTCTCAAAACTTGCTAAGGCTATTGGTCCCCATAAAACCGTCCCTATGATAAACTATTTCTTTGCGATCATGGGCGAAATCGTCTTCAAAAACCAGGGTATTGTTGATAAGTATCTGGGAGACGGCTTCCTTGCACTATTCGGCGCGCCAATCTCAAGTGTATCGGATGCGGATAATGCCATCGCGGCTTCTCTGGATATGAAGCTGGCAATCGTGCCGGTAAGTGATTATTTCCTGAAAGAAGTAGGGACGACATTATCCATGGGTATAGCAATTCATACCGGTGAAGCCGTTATAGGAAACATCGGCTTTGAGAAAAAGATGGACTATACGGTAATAGGCGATGCTGTGAATACGGTCTTCAGGCTACAATCCATTGTAAAGCCATTAATGAATGGCATCCTCATCAGTGAAAAAACCCGTAAGGCAGCTCAATCAAAACTCGATGTAAGGGAAATCGGTGAATATGATATCGATGCAGCATCTGAAAAAGTAAAAGTATATGAGCTTTTGAGACAGC encodes:
- a CDS encoding GAF domain-containing protein — translated: TIKIFKTINSSLRDSELMYSILQEVQSLIPYELAIVMVRDDNRPDELMIYDLQSRGPINLSKGSYYPYKGTILDKVIQQEMTLLLTDTGQLTHDTERELFVNQYSGASLISALRIAGEVSGIIALCSQNPNNLNEELEFVEVARDSVAFAIERTKLSTSVKRRDQEFETLKQIGGALAASTFDIDQVLKYAMDMIRVTMDVEAGSLLLIHNGELEFKVSFDIDAAALGQSTIKIGQGIAGYVASQGKSIIVNDVRQSPHFIPSFDNTTGFKTKSALCVPMISQGRVIGVIELLNKRNGDFGNNDEQLLQSIISSLIIAIENARLYQETVSMTEHERDIRHIFQKFVPKEVVDKIIYGEETGAPLMDEFRTLTFLNIDIRGFSKLAKAIGPHKTVPMINYFFAIMGEIVFKNQGIVDKYLGDGFLALFGAPISSVSDADNAIAASLDMKLAIVPVSDYFLKEVGTTLSMGIAIHTGEAVIGNIGFEKKMDYTVIGDAVNTVFRLQSIVKPLMNGILISEKTRKAAQSKLDVREIGEYDIDAASEKVKVYELLRQHKI